A region of Aquarana catesbeiana isolate 2022-GZ linkage group LG08, ASM4218655v1, whole genome shotgun sequence DNA encodes the following proteins:
- the LOC141105455 gene encoding uncharacterized protein, whose protein sequence is MKGEDLMNMEVEVEGEVEDTYVRDDQQYTEEAGMTRTFIEEDTPTEISTGHAMEKPSKDLLTLSPGCKMEDEDITGDCGGEKTMSSTMNGGLHSVDRPWNPSDSEQPCTVRDGAGIQGEKTFPCPECGESFSSGLGLFIHRGSHREDGLHTCSECGKFFLYKAQLVRHQRTHTGEKPYPCSECGKCFSTNYSLFIHQSVHTGEKPFVCPECGKCYRLKPELTKHLKSHTEEKLYSSSESGKCFPRRSDVTKLKGEETFPCPQCGKRFISGLGLFLHQGTHREDGLHTCSECGKCFLYKAQLVRHQRTHTGEKPYPCPECGKRFAQKSQLVLHQKSHNGEESYSCPECGKCFSSKLRLVAHQRSHTGEKPFSCLECGKCFSYKLVLVVHQRHHTAEKLYSCPECGKCFIRKSLLVVHQRSHRREKPFSCPECGKGFPSKCTLISDQRSHTGEKPYCCPECGKSFARKSSVTKHRLCHKKKQRFPCSECRKCFSHQSSLTRHQRTHTTL, encoded by the exons atgaag ggtgaagatctgatgaacatgGAAGTTGAAGTTGAAGGTGAAGTAGAAGatacgtatgtgagggatgatcagcaatatacggaggaggctggaatgacgaggacattcatagaggaggacactcctacagagatcagcacag gacacgccatggagaaaccctcaaaggatcttctcactttatctccaggttgtaaaatggaagatgaggacatcacaggagattgtggaggagaaaagacaatgagctcCACTATGaatggtggacttcacagtgtggatagaccatggaatccctctgactctgagcaaccttgtactgtgagggatggtgccgggaTTCAGGGGGAGAAGACATTTCCCTGTCCTGAATGTGGGGAAAGTTTTAGTTCTGGTTTAGGTCTTTTTATACATCGGGGATCTCACAGGGAGGATGGACTTCatacctgttctgagtgcgggaagttTTTTCTATATAAAGCACAACTAGTcagacatcagagaactcacacaggagagaagccatatccctGCTCTGAGTGTGGCAAATGTTTTTCAACAAACTACTCACTTTTTATTCATCAGAGCGtgcacacgggcgagaagccgttTGTCTGCCCCGAGTGCGGAAAATGTTATAGATTGAAACCTGAACTTACTAAACATCTAAAATCTCATACGGAGGAGAAGTTGTATTCCTCCTCTGAGTCCGGAAAATGTTTTCCACGGAGGTCTGATGTTACTAAACTAAAGGGGGAGGAGACATTTCCATGTCCTCAATGTGGGAAACGTTTTATCTCTGGTTTAGGTCTTTTTTTACACCAAGGAACTCACAGGGAGGATGGACTTCatacctgttctgagtgcgggaaatgttttctatATAAAGCACAACTGGTcagacatcagagaactcacacgggcgagaagccgtatccctgccccgagtgcgggaaacgttttgcCCAGAAATCGCAACTTGTTTTACATCAAAAATCCCATAATGGCGAGGAgtcgtattcctgccctgagtgcgggaaatgtttttcaagcaaATTACGACTTGTTGCACATCAAAGgtcccacacgggggagaagccgttttcctgccttgagtgcgggaagtgtttttcatACAAACTAGTTCTTGTTGTACATCAAAGACATCACACAgcggagaagctgtattcctgtcctgagtgcgggaaatgttttatacgGAAATCATTACTTGTTGTACATCAAAGGTCTCACAGgcgggagaagccattttcctgcccggagtgcgggaaaggttttccTAGTAAGTGCACACTCATTAGTgatcagaggtctcacacaggggagaagccatattgctgtcctgagtgtggaaaaagCTTTGCACGGAAGTCTAGTGTTACTAAACATCGGCTATGTCATAAGAAGAAACAGCGGTTTCCCtgttctgagtgcaggaaatgtttttcgcaTCAGTCTTCCCTTACCAGACATCAGAGAACCCACACAACCCTCTAG
- the LOC141104955 gene encoding gastrula zinc finger protein XlCGF53.1-like, with the protein MEEDLSDITERILNLTLEIIYLLTGERFPLVKSGDHMTITVPPCDSLKPERHNMEKILEVTKKMMELLTGEVRRILGILGHYPVTDKGCVWMVTIIVYVRFL; encoded by the exons atggaggaagatctGAGTGACATAACTGAGAGGAtattaaacctcaccctggagatcatctacctgctgaccggagag agatttcctcttgtgaagtcaggtgatcatatgaccatcacagtgcctccatgtgactccctaaaacctgagagacacaacatggagaagattctagaagtcaccaagaagatgatggagctgctgacaggagaggtgaggaggattctgggaattctgggacattatccagtaacagacaagggatgtgtctggatggtgactatCATTGTgtatgtcaggttcctataa